AactgctacagtaaatatatccctatttcaaaatttgggacaattatgagttttttaactatatttccttaattttttccGTTTCATTGAATATTTCTgactattccaaatttgaactgcaggtacatgaaataatggaatttggtcattcaaaaaatagtattcatgatatttaggctatgtcgaggccgtatgcaggaagtggcatgaaatgtcgcgcatcatgttgtcgtaacatgacgatgtactcgcgggggaagtttatttaaattatataaaatccaaacgatgtccgaaaatcacgaaacttgtcgatgtgtcttgttatcacatgtggatGCCCTGGTAAAAAATTgtgaaagtttcgagcaagttgcgacgtcggctgcctaaaacccagacatctccacatgtgtcaGTTCTCGTATGCCTCCTCCGGCTGTTTGATAAAAAAACGTTTGGCTGTCTTCTTCACTCACGGGTCTCCAGTAGCATCGTTCCCAATCTCCACTCGTCGCCAAATTCCAATTCCGccgagatgtctgggttttaggcagccgacgtcgcaacttgctcgaaactttcacAATTTTTTACCAGGGCatccacatgtgataacaagacacatcgacaagtttcgtgattttcggacatcgtttggattttatataatttaaataaacttcccccgcgagtacatcgtcatgttacgacaacatgatgcgcgacatttcatgccacttcctgcatacggcctcgatgtcatagcctaaatatcatgaatactattttttgaatgaccaaattccattatttcatgtacctgcagttcaaatttggaatagtcggaaatattcaatgaaacggaaaaaattaaggaaatatagttaaaaaactcataattgtcccaaattttgaaatagggatatatttactgtagcagtTCCCCCACAAAAAAATggggtaaaaaaacaaaaaaaaataatttgccgggtgccaccccgggcacccggcaaagaaattaaaaaaaaaaataaaaaaattctttgccgggtgccgtcgtcacctggcacccggcaaaggcccgTGACTAAAAAGGCCGGCCcaagcaaagaagcctttgccgggtgccaggtcatggggcacccggcaaagaaatttaaaaaaaattaaaaaaattctttaccgggtgccgtcgtcacctggcacccggcaaaggcccaTGCCTAAAAGGCCGGCCGACGCCCCCAACCCTAACGTAATCCAGGAGAGCCGCGCCTGcgttccgccgccgccgccgtcgcgctccgccgccgccgccctcgcgctccgccgcgcccgcgcctcaCCGGTTCGCCGCGCCCGTGCCTCTCCCGCGCCTCGCCCGCGCCTCCGCCCATTCCCGGCGACCCCATGGCTCCGGCACCGGTGGCCCAGCGCCCGCGCGAGCCGCGCCCACGCCCGGCGACGCTCGCCTCGGCGGCCGGCCGGCGCTCCCGCCCGGATCCGGCGGCCCCGCGGCCGTGGCCCCGCCCCGACGACCCCGGCGGCGCTCGGCCCGGCAGGCGCTCCTGCCTGGCCCCGGCGCCCCAGCCTCACCGGCCGCGGCGGCCATGCGGCCCCACCTCACCGGCCATCCCCGACGAGGCCGGCTGCCCGTGGTCCGGCCGCCGGGCTCCTCCCACCGCCGGCCAGCAGTAGAGGGGGTAGGTggaaggaggaggaaggaagaagaagaaaaagaagggggaggaggaagaggaaaaaagagaaggggaggaggaagaagaggaagaaagagaagggggaggaggaagaagaggaaggtgccgacccgaccgcccgTCGATCCCCGCGCCGTTCCGACCGgccgttgatcctcgcgctgctgcggtcatccccgtCGTCGTCAccggccctcgctcttgccgttcttgccgccaaggtaagccctacccttgtagtgttagtagtagtagttagtagtgttagtagtagttagttgtagtgttagtagtagtagttagtagttttagttgtagtgttagttgtagtagttagtagtgttagttgtagggttagtaaatagtagtagttagtaagtagtagtggttagtagtagtagttgttaatagttaagtagttcttactattagcattgttagtagttaagtagttgttagtagtagtgttagtagtagttgtagggttagtagtaattgttgttgtactacttcaatactttcatgtgcatggaaagagaactaaagtacatggctcctcttgatatattggtggttgttggccttcgtgtccatgtttggtatatatgtggttgttggccttcgtgccatgtttggtatatatgtggttgttggccttcgtgccatgttttttgcaggttttgggaacctccccgtgcaggggaggtgctgccgaaattttgagtcgacactaaccatttttgcccttttttgcaggaggaggacctatgggagggactcggcgaccccgatcatcttcgtcggcgctgcgagtcttcctgcaccgcgtcgactcgccactgcaccgactctccactGCCCCGCTACCCGGAcctcaccgccaccctaggtataacccctctatccgtatgtggtctttggtcgcgtaacctagttaggtgtctcccgttcgaaagagatacggtcggagatATGCGGACCTTTGCATATCAgcgaccgtatctattttggattgtccacgctttttggatagcccgcggatgcgtagttgaggttagttttcatgctccgcTCCGGTTCGAGACGGTATTTCGGCATCACCTCtccgttgttctccggatacacactctcccttgcaggacgtgtatcgggagaacggcggggaggtgctgccgaaattccatatcggataggagcggagcatggaaactaacctcatctacgaacccgcgggtgggattaggacctatcctcacctattagagagtagggaca
This sequence is a window from Miscanthus floridulus cultivar M001 chromosome 10, ASM1932011v1, whole genome shotgun sequence. Protein-coding genes within it:
- the LOC136488043 gene encoding uncharacterized protein codes for the protein MPKRPADAPNPNVIQESRACVPPPPPSRSAAAALALRRARASPVRRARASPAPRPRLRPFPATPWLRHRWPSARASRAHARRRSPRRPAGAPARIRRPRGRGPAPTTPAALGPAGAPAWPRRPSLTGRGGHAAPPHRPSPTRPAARGPAAGLLPPPASSRGGRWKEEEGRRRKRRGRRKRKKEKGRRKKRKKEKGEEEEEEGADPTARRSPRRSDRPLILALLRSSPSSSPALALAVLAAKENARQGTHGYTSAQEWVYAELHPVGPPW